In Hymenobacter volaticus, the genomic window TCCTAAATAGTCCGGGCAGGATCTAAAAAGCCCTCCTGACCAACGTGGTTAGGAGGGCTTTGAAATTTTAGTGACAACAAGCCAGATAGTCGGGCTCTTTGCTTTCTTGTAAGCGGAAATGAGCTTCTATTTCTTGAGTAGCGCTATTTCCTTGGTTTGCACCATAACGGTGTCTTTGCTGCCAAGTTGTGCAGGCAGCGACGTGTTAAACGTGTTCCATTCATTGTTGTAGGCTGAAGAGCAGCCACCAAAGTTTCCGTAAGCAAGAACCGCCCAACTCATAAGGGTCAGGACAGGCTTACCATTTTTGAGGGTTAGCACCCGTGTCTCCCGCCCGGTGCAGTAGGAGCCCGAGTAACCGCTAGCCGATGACACTGCTTGCCAGTTGAGCACCGGATAGACGGTCTTAATTTTATCACCTAACTCAGCACAGTGGTTGCTTGGGCCGTCGGTTGTTTTGAAAAACTTCGACTCGGCCAGGGTGGTTAGCGTCAGCTGCTCTTGGGTTCTAGCCGTTATTTCAGTTTCGATAACCTTATCATTATGCTTAGGCCGCTTGAACGACAGCCTAACTTTATCAGCAGACACAAACTGTACTTCTATAGAGCTGCTGTCAGATATCGTTTGATTAGCAGATAAGAAGTATTCTTCGACATGCCTGCGTTGGATAAACGATTGGATAACTCGCTGATCTGTTATCCGCCGACCACCGGTTGTATAGAGTTGAATGGGGCCTGGCACTATCGTGTTGCTGGTTTCGTAGCGGCCTTCAAGTTGGATTGTAGGATCTTGATCTTTCTCGCAGCTGGTGAGAAGAGCAAGAAGAGATACTCCGATAGATAAACGTTTGAACATTAAGGATAGAATGAAAGAATTGTTGTTTAGTCAAGATTATAACGCAGTGGCAAAAATAGAGTATTATAGAACTATTTATAGTATATGCACCTATAAATAGTTTTAGAGCAACCATGAAAAGGATTATAGAAACTTGTGATTGGATAAATGATATACTTTTAAGTTGCAGCATATCGCCATCATATCATTTGCTGGCCTGAGGTAAATCAAGACGACGAAACTAAGTATCGTCGGTGCGGCAGCTTCGGAATGATAAGCTCATCTGCATCCCGCTAGAGGTTAGTGCGTAGGAAAAGGACCGGCGATGCACTTACCGCTGGCTTTATCATCTTATGCCCGAAATCCTCCGCGATCCCAAGCTCGACAGCACCTTAGATGTAGTGCGTGAAGGCTATACCTTCCTCTATGACCGCATCCGCGCGTTCGATACCGACATTTTTCAGATCCGCTTGATGGGCATGAAGGCCACATGCTTGCATGGGCCCGAAGCTGCGCAACTCTTCTACGACCCCAAGCATTTTATTCGCACCGGTGCCATTCCGCGGCGGGTGCAAACCACGCTGATGGGGCTGCATGCCATTCAAACACGCGATAATGGCGAGCACCGTTGCCGCAAGGAAATGTTTATGTCGCTGGTGGGCCAGAGAGTCGGCAACGGCTAATGGCTTTGTTGTCTGCGCAGTGGCAACGCTACGCCCAACGGTGGGAGCAGCTAGATCAAGTGGTTTTGTTCCGGGAATCGCAAGAAATTCTGTGCCGGGCTGCGTGTGCTTGGGCGGGTGTGCCGCTAGAAGAAGACGAGGTAGCACTCAGAACTCGTGACTTTGGAGCTATGATCGATGGATTCGGGGGTGTAGGCCCACGGCACTGGCGCGGCAAGCAGGCCCGTATTCGCGGCGAAAAATGGATGCGCGGAATCATTCGGGATATTCGGTCGGGTACGTTGCAGCCTCGGCTAGGCACCGCCGCCCATACGGTGGCATGGCATCGGGAGCCTAATGGCGAGCTGTTTGACGTGCAGATGGCAGCTATTGAGCTAATAAATGCAGTGCGGCCCATCGTGGCTATTGCTACCTACATCACCTTTGCGGCGGTGGCCCTACATGAGTATCCACCGTACCGGCAGCAGTTGCGCAACCCATCGGAAGACTATGCCGAGTTGTTTGTGCAAGAAGTGCGGCGCTATTTCCCGTTCACGCCGTTTGTGGGAGCCATTGTGCGCGATGATTTTACGTGGCATGGCTTCGAATTCCCGAAGGGCACCATAGTACTGCTGGATGTGTACGGCACCAACCGCGACGAGCGGTGGTGGCAGGACCCCGAAATGTTCTGGCCAGACCGGTTTCGGCAATGGCAAGACAATGCTTATGATTTCATTCCGCAAGGTGGCGGCGACTTCCTGACTGGTCACCGCTGCGCCGGCGAGTGGATTACAATTGAAGCCATGAAGCAAGCTGTGCATTTTCTCAATGAAGGCATCACCTACAACGTGCCACCCCAAGATTTGCGCTACGACCTAACCCGTATGCCTACGCTGCCGGCCAGTGGTTTTGTGATGCATAACGTGCGCGTTACCGGTAAGCCTGCCCCTCTTGTAACAGCTACGACTAGCTCTGCTCTAACGCCTACTGGCGGCTGTCCGTTTCATCATGGCTAGGTGGAAGCATCACTCCTAAGCTGAGCCATAACCTTCGATGAAGCGTAGCGTTCGATAAAAGCAACCGTAGCCGAGCGCTTTTCAGCTACATCGTTAGAAACCCACCGCCATGCAGGACACCAAAACACTCGAAGAATTACTAAATACCCAGCAAAAGAAGCTAGCCTTCTTCCAAAATCTTGTGCTAGTAGCCGCTGCCGATGGGCAGCTGGATGAGGAAGAAGGCAAGTTCTTGTTGCAAATTGGAAACCGATTATCTCTTACCTATGAGGATGTGCAGCCTATTGTCGATAACCTTGGCGTGCTGAGCTTTATCGTCCCTTCCGAGGGACTCCAAAAAACGCTGGAGTTGCAAACTCTGGTGCAAATGATGCTGCAAGACGGCCAAATTGATCCGCGCGAATACGGCTTGTGCATGGAGTACGCCAACCGCATCGGCTATAGCAAAGGCATCCTCGACGATATGGTGGCGCAACTAACCGGCGGCACACCCGATTCTGGCCGCAACGCAGCCACCGTTAGCTAAAAAGCCGTGATAGTTATAGTAGCATCAAAACAAAAGAGACGTGATAATTCACGTCTCTTTTGTTTTGGGCGACCATAAAGGTGAGACAAATGGCTCCCTAAGTTGTCTGTAGCTGGTACAGCTTACCCTTCTTCCTCAACTAAAGCGTCTTCCTGCGTAGTGCCTTCGTAGGAATCAGCGTATTTGAAATCATCTAACCAGTACGCGGAACTCACTACTTCAAAAACGGCAGTTTTATCATCGCGCTTGATGGGGTGAAGCTGCCAGATAATAGCCGACGCTTCGGGGAAGCTGGCACTGTCAAGCTGCTCGTGAAACAAGCGTTTGAGCAGCGTATTGTCGGGCATGCCTTGGGCTAGTAGGCGCAATAATGGGGCCTGTGGGTGCGTGTCGAACAGGGTTAGGTCTTCGGGGACTTGCGCGGTGAGTTGCACTTGAAATTGCACGGCCTCGGCCCGCGGAAATTTGCCGTTGTAAGCTTCATAGAGCAGTTGCGTGGCTTTATAGAAACTTTCGTGCTCTTCGAGTTTTGGATTTTCCTCCCATAGCTTTTCGGTGAGCATCTGGTGCGCCAGGTTCTGAATTTGACCGGTATTGAGTTGATCGGCTAACAAGTAACCTAGCACCAGCTGGGCGGCTTCGGCTGGTTCTAAGTCGGTGAGGGACATCAGGCACATGGCCCGCAGCTCGCTTGCCTCTATTTCATCGGGATTTTCGTAGCCGGCTGCGAGCAGTAATTCTTTGTAATCCTGGTTTTGCCAAGAGTCCGGTAGCTCGGTAAGGGTATCGAAGGATAGGCGCTCTACAGTGAATGTTTTCATGATTGGGGGTGCTGGTTGTCAGCCAATGATTGGTCCTGAGAAGCAGCGGATTCGCGCCTCGTTGAGTTGTTTACGGCGGGGTTTCGCAAACACGCACGCTATCCGATAATAAAGCGTAAACGCTGAGGGAAATAGACTACTCGTTGCTAGCCCACGCTGGACGCATTTCAGAAGCTAAACAGGCAGCAAAGGCGAGTAACCGCTGCCGCGTAACGGTTTGGTTGTTCCAGTAAAATGGCTCTGCCATTTCGCGCCGGTCGAGCGTAGCATCAGACTGCGCTCCGAGCCACGCTACAAAAGCTGCTTGATCTTGAAATGTGACGACCGAAGCAGGTCTGTTTTCAAAGGTATTCCAGCTCTGGAGCTGCCCATCCCAGACCTCCCCGTAAACAAACGTGCCCTTTAGATACTGGAGTCCCATGCCGCAGTAGTCGCGGTGGTAGGAGGCCAGAATCCGCCCCGACAGCAGTGCCGTGGCTACTTGTTCTGCCAAAGCCTGCCCGTAAAGTTGCTTTCTGCTTCCAGCCATTAGTGAGTTCTTTGGCAGGGGTATACGAAGTAGATTTCAGTTCAGAAAAGACAGGCAAGATAGAAAGTTGGACCGCTAAGCTGTATGTAAGCTGTTCACGGCTAGTTATTTTGCATGTAGTAAACGAGCAGCTTATCCTTAATTACTCATGAATATTCAGCAGGCGTACAACACATGGGCTGACACTTACGACTCGGTCCTCAACAAAACCCGCGACTTGGAGGCCCGCGCCATCCGAAGCATACTGGATACTACGAACGTCGCCGAGATAGTAGAGCTAGGGTGCGGCACCGGCAAGAACACACAATGGTTGGCTACCAAAGCAACGCATGTTACTGCTGTGGACTTCTCGGCGCAGATGCTCGATAAAGCCAAAGAGAAACTGCAACTCCCGTACGTAACCTTCCAGCAAGGCGACATCACCCAAGAGTGGCACTTTGTGGATAAACCTGCCGACCTCATTACTTGCAGCCTGATCCTGGAGCATATCCAAGACCTAACCTTTGTGTTCAAGCAAGCCTACCAAGCCCTCCAACCTAATGGCTTATTCTACATCGGCGAGCTACACCCATTCAAGCAATACCAAGGCAGCAAAGCCCGCTTTGATACGGCTACTGGGGGCGTGTTCGAACTAGAGTGTCATGTGCATCACATCTCGGACTACACTGAAGGCGCTCGTCAAAACGGCTTCACCTGTGTAACCTTGCAAGAATGGTTCGATGAAGAGAACCGGGCTGGTATACCAAGGATAGCCTCGTTTCTGTTTCGAAAAGGGTAGGGGGCTACCGTCTCTCTTATCTTATGAGTTTAGAGCGTAAGGAAACGGCGAGAGAAGCGCTGTGGCCTAGCTACTTATGCGGAATTAGGTACAGCAATAAGCTCGTTTTGTATAGGATTTCAAATGGGGCACCGTTTAATGCAAGTCTTGTGCTTCTGCATGTAAGACGGACAGAGTAATAAGCATATAATAAGTGCAATGCTTAAGTTGACTGTATGATTGATAAAGTGCAA contains:
- a CDS encoding TerB family tellurite resistance protein, which gives rise to MQDTKTLEELLNTQQKKLAFFQNLVLVAAADGQLDEEEGKFLLQIGNRLSLTYEDVQPIVDNLGVLSFIVPSEGLQKTLELQTLVQMMLQDGQIDPREYGLCMEYANRIGYSKGILDDMVAQLTGGTPDSGRNAATVS
- a CDS encoding class I SAM-dependent DNA methyltransferase, which produces MNIQQAYNTWADTYDSVLNKTRDLEARAIRSILDTTNVAEIVELGCGTGKNTQWLATKATHVTAVDFSAQMLDKAKEKLQLPYVTFQQGDITQEWHFVDKPADLITCSLILEHIQDLTFVFKQAYQALQPNGLFYIGELHPFKQYQGSKARFDTATGGVFELECHVHHISDYTEGARQNGFTCVTLQEWFDEENRAGIPRIASFLFRKG
- a CDS encoding cytochrome P450 is translated as MALLSAQWQRYAQRWEQLDQVVLFRESQEILCRAACAWAGVPLEEDEVALRTRDFGAMIDGFGGVGPRHWRGKQARIRGEKWMRGIIRDIRSGTLQPRLGTAAHTVAWHREPNGELFDVQMAAIELINAVRPIVAIATYITFAAVALHEYPPYRQQLRNPSEDYAELFVQEVRRYFPFTPFVGAIVRDDFTWHGFEFPKGTIVLLDVYGTNRDERWWQDPEMFWPDRFRQWQDNAYDFIPQGGGDFLTGHRCAGEWITIEAMKQAVHFLNEGITYNVPPQDLRYDLTRMPTLPASGFVMHNVRVTGKPAPLVTATTSSALTPTGGCPFHHG